In Nicotiana tabacum cultivar K326 chromosome 17, ASM71507v2, whole genome shotgun sequence, one DNA window encodes the following:
- the LOC142171802 gene encoding uncharacterized protein LOC142171802: MKKFADCKRRLTDYRVRDMVMVKFNPRQFKALWGMHQNLIRKYAGPFKIVVKAGKISYKIGMPSYIKIYPVLHASMLKTYHEDKDDPSRGQSSRAPMTITSSHDREIEAIMDYQARQKQGQRATAMFLVHWKGQSPGEATW; encoded by the coding sequence aTGAAAAAGTTTGCAGATTGTAAGCGGCGTCTCACGGACTACAGAGTTAGGGACATGGTTATGGTTAAGTTTAACCCAAGACAGTTTAAGGCACTATGGGGCATGCATCAGAATCTGATTCGCAAGTATGCGGGGCCATTTAAGATAGTCGTCAAGGCaggcaagatctcatacaagATTGGCATGCCATCATATATTAAGATCTACCCAGTCCTCCACGCCAGCATGCTTAAGAcatatcatgaagataaggatgATCCAAGTAGGGGCCAATCAAGTCGAGCGCCTATGACTATCACCTCATCGCATGATAGGGAGATTGAGGCTATCATGGATTACCAGGCCAGGCAAAAACAAGGGCAAAGAGCCACCGCtatgttcctcgtccattggaaGGGGCAATCACCAGGGGAGGCCACATGGTAA